One window from the genome of Montipora foliosa isolate CH-2021 chromosome 5, ASM3666993v2, whole genome shotgun sequence encodes:
- the LOC138003698 gene encoding zinc finger protein 862-like translates to MKGKDRFQHQWISDNSLSYCEKTGYHWLLFQEGKGMFCIICRKHDTINPQNKSKKFNTEPSVRFKWKTVEEHASHQQHLAAVEAELLSRVSVFQHQVSYREQVRESVYYNAFLSLYWVAKEELANCKFVRLLQLVEDLGVTDLKLFQHRSSGSVREMFLLLGKVIKEHVCKRARLSNCFSLLCDEVCDISCKEQLVTFLKFVDPDTGKATTEFLAIDDVLEHSTSANAEAIKTVLIRQVNESQVELKKLTSLSSDGASVMTGKRNGVAVLLREESKVMLNVHCICHRLALACGDANDEVSYIKTVEKILVQLWSFFKNSAKKTAAYAKAVKESKPFQKKAIRKWQRSSQKRVGPDGCPQKRPFKVFLKILRL, encoded by the coding sequence ATGAAAGGAAAAGATCGCTTCCAGCATCAGTGGATCTCCGACAATTCCCTTTCCTACTGTGAAAAAACCGGCTATCATTGGCTCCTCTTTCAAGAAGGAAAAGGAATGTTCTGCATCATATGCCGAAAACATGACACTATCAAtccacaaaacaaaagtaagaagTTCAACACGGAACCTTCCGTAAGATTTAAATGGAAAACGGTTGAAGAGCATGCAAGCCACCAGCAGCATTTAGCAGCCGTGGAGGCTGAGCTTCTGAGCAGGGTATCGGTGTTTCAGCATCAGGTCAGCTACAGGGAGCAAGTCAGAGAAAGTGTTTATTACAATGCCTTCCTCAGTCTCTACTGGGTAGCAAAGGAAGAACTTGCAAACTGTAAGTTTGTACGTCTGCTGCAGTTAGTAGAGGACCTGGGAGTAAcagatttaaagttatttcagcATCGTTCCAGTGGTTCGGTCAGAGAGATGTTTCTCTTGTTGGGGAAAGTGATCAAAGAACATGTCTGTAAGAGGGCACGACTGTCCAACTGCTTCAGTTTACTTTGTGACGAAGTTTGTGACATTTCATGCAAGGAACAACTCGTAACTTTTCTGAAATTTGTTGACCCTGATACTGGGAAAGCTACTACAGAGTTTCTTGCAATAGATGACGTTTTGGAACATTCTACGTCTGCTAATGCTGAAGCCATTAAGACCGTTTTAATCAGGCAAGTTAACGAATCACAAGTGGAGTTAAAAAAACTCACCAGTCTTTCATCGGATGGTGCAAGCGTTATGACTGGTAAGCGAAATGGCGTGGCCGTCTTACTCCGCGAGGAGTCAAAAGTTATGCTAAATGTTCATTGCATATGCCACAGATTGGCATTAGCATGTGGTGATGCTAATGACGAGGTCTCTTATATAAAAACTGTAGAGAAAATATTGGTACAGCTCTGGTCATTCTTCAAGAATTCTGCAAAGAAAACAGCTGCATATGCCAAAGCAGTCAAGGAGTCAAAGCCCTTTCAGAAGAAGGCAATAAGAAAATGGCAAAGAAGTTCTCAAAAGCGTGTAGGACCCGATGGTTGTCCACAGAAAAGGCCATTCAAGGTGTTTTTGAAGATTCTACGCCTCTAA